One genomic region from Amycolatopsis sp. FBCC-B4732 encodes:
- a CDS encoding endo-1,4-beta-xylanase, with protein sequence MLRRIPKKRAVLVLAAVAGIAVWQAPAASASVPLQYSTNRYVGSAVAASYLAAEPDYRAVLTREFDNVTPENEMKWGTVEAVRGQYDWSGADAIVRYAQQHHKTVRGHTLVWHSQLPDWVAALPADELRRVLKDHITTEVKRYRGKVRAWDVVNELFNEDGTRRDTVFRQKLGDGFVADVFRWAHAADPKATLYINDYNIEGRNPKSDAVYDLVKTLRRQGVPIGGVGIQGHLSIQYGFPAEYRANLARLAKLGVDVAITEADVRIPTPPDAAKLATQASYFGRLWDGCQAVRRCVEFTTWGFTDRHSWVPDVFPGEGAACLIDEDLRPKPAYTRINP encoded by the coding sequence ATGCTGAGAAGAATTCCGAAGAAACGCGCCGTGCTGGTGCTCGCGGCCGTCGCCGGTATCGCGGTGTGGCAGGCGCCTGCCGCGTCCGCGTCGGTTCCGCTGCAATACAGCACGAACCGCTACGTCGGGAGCGCGGTGGCCGCGTCCTACCTGGCGGCGGAACCCGATTACCGGGCCGTGCTCACCCGCGAATTCGACAACGTCACCCCCGAGAACGAGATGAAGTGGGGGACCGTGGAAGCCGTCCGCGGGCAGTACGACTGGTCGGGCGCCGACGCGATCGTCCGGTACGCCCAGCAGCACCACAAGACCGTCCGCGGGCACACGCTCGTCTGGCACTCGCAGCTCCCGGACTGGGTCGCCGCGCTGCCGGCCGACGAGCTCCGCCGCGTCCTCAAGGACCACATCACCACGGAAGTCAAGCGCTACCGGGGAAAGGTCCGCGCCTGGGACGTCGTCAACGAGCTGTTCAACGAGGACGGCACCCGGCGTGACACCGTCTTCCGGCAGAAGCTCGGCGACGGCTTCGTCGCCGACGTCTTCCGGTGGGCGCACGCGGCCGACCCGAAGGCGACGCTCTACATCAACGACTACAACATCGAAGGCCGCAACCCGAAGAGCGACGCCGTGTACGACCTGGTGAAGACCCTGCGGCGGCAGGGCGTGCCGATCGGCGGCGTCGGGATCCAGGGGCACCTGTCGATCCAGTACGGCTTCCCGGCCGAGTACCGCGCCAACCTGGCCCGGCTGGCGAAGCTGGGTGTGGACGTCGCGATCACCGAGGCGGACGTCCGCATCCCGACCCCGCCCGACGCGGCGAAGCTGGCCACCCAGGCGAGCTACTTCGGCCGGCTGTGGGACGGCTGCCAGGCGGTTCGCCGCTGCGTCGAGTTCACGACGTGGGGCTTCACCGACCGGCACTCGTGGGTGCCGGACGTGTTCCCCGGCGAGGGGGCGGCCTGCCTCATCGACGAGGACCTGCGCCCGAAGCCGGCCTACACCCGCATCAACCCCTGA
- a CDS encoding acyl-CoA desaturase, which yields MTASVKAPRPIPKPVLSGRQSVAELITIRTFLLVPFLALAAAVPVFWGWGVSWLDLTIGGAFFVVSTLGVTVGYHRYFTHGAFRAKRALRIALAIAGGLAAQGPVIGWVADHRRHHAFSDREGDPHSPWLFGTSPVALARGFWHAHMGWLFGRDKTNVERFAPDLAADRDLRVVDRLFPLWVVLSLLIPPLLGGLITLSWWGALTAFLWAGLARISFQHHVTWSVNSICHMIGERPFASRDRSANFWPLAILSMGESWHNTHHADPTSARHGAQRGQIDISARVIWAFEKLGWAWNVRWPTPKRLAALAR from the coding sequence ATGACCGCCTCCGTGAAGGCTCCCCGCCCGATACCCAAACCCGTGCTCAGCGGCCGCCAGAGCGTCGCCGAGCTGATCACCATCCGCACGTTCCTGCTGGTCCCGTTCCTCGCGCTGGCCGCCGCCGTCCCAGTGTTCTGGGGCTGGGGCGTCAGCTGGCTGGACCTCACCATCGGCGGCGCGTTCTTCGTGGTCTCGACACTCGGCGTGACCGTCGGCTACCACCGGTACTTCACCCACGGCGCGTTCCGCGCGAAGCGGGCGCTGCGGATCGCCCTGGCCATCGCCGGCGGCCTCGCGGCGCAGGGCCCGGTGATCGGCTGGGTCGCCGACCACCGCCGCCACCACGCCTTCTCCGACCGCGAGGGCGACCCGCACTCCCCGTGGCTGTTCGGCACCTCCCCGGTGGCGCTGGCCCGCGGGTTCTGGCACGCCCACATGGGCTGGCTGTTCGGCCGGGACAAGACCAACGTCGAGCGGTTCGCCCCGGACCTCGCCGCCGACCGCGACCTGCGCGTCGTCGACCGGCTCTTCCCGCTGTGGGTCGTGCTGAGCCTGCTGATCCCGCCGCTGCTCGGCGGCCTGATCACGCTCTCCTGGTGGGGCGCGCTGACCGCGTTCCTCTGGGCCGGCCTGGCGCGGATCTCGTTCCAGCACCACGTGACGTGGTCGGTCAACTCGATCTGCCACATGATCGGCGAGCGCCCGTTCGCCAGCCGCGACCGCTCGGCGAACTTCTGGCCGCTGGCGATCCTGTCGATGGGCGAGTCCTGGCACAACACCCACCACGCGGACCCGACGTCGGCCCGCCACGGCGCCCAGCGCGGCCAGATCGACATCTCCGCGCGGGTGATCTGGGCGTTCGAGAAGCTCGGCTGGGCGTGGAACGTCCGCTGGCCGACCCCGAAGCGGCTCGCGGCGCTGGCCCGCTGA
- a CDS encoding LacI family DNA-binding transcriptional regulator — MTTKSEDLEPTASRVTIARIAAETGVSVPTVSKVLNGRPDVAESTRARVEAVIGKYGYRRRADERSRRSRLLELMFHELESTWALEIIRGVECVARENGMAVVLAESSGRHTPGQSWLESVLARRPVGIVSVCSDFTGGQLAKLRARDIPLVVVDPAGAPGPETPSIGATNWQGGLTATRHLVDLGHRRIAMIGGPEGVLCSRARIDGYRTALETAGLAFDPALVRRGDFHVRSGYRELASLLTLPDPPTAVFAGSDLQALGVYEAARGAGLRIPDDLSVVGFDDLPIARWLTPELTTIRQPLQEMAAAGARLAISLARGVHPESHRVELATSLVVRQSTATPAHRPSEALPVGRR; from the coding sequence ATGACAACGAAGTCCGAGGATCTCGAGCCGACCGCGTCCCGGGTCACGATCGCCCGGATCGCCGCCGAGACCGGTGTTTCCGTGCCGACTGTTTCGAAAGTCCTGAACGGACGGCCCGACGTCGCCGAAAGCACCCGGGCCCGGGTGGAAGCGGTCATCGGTAAATACGGTTACCGCCGCCGGGCCGACGAACGGTCCCGCCGTTCGCGATTGCTGGAACTGATGTTCCACGAACTCGAAAGCACGTGGGCACTCGAAATCATCCGCGGGGTCGAGTGCGTCGCCCGCGAAAACGGAATGGCGGTCGTGCTCGCGGAATCGTCCGGGCGGCACACCCCCGGCCAGAGCTGGCTGGAGAGCGTCCTCGCCCGCCGCCCGGTCGGCATCGTTTCGGTGTGCTCGGACTTCACCGGCGGGCAGCTGGCCAAGCTGCGCGCCCGCGACATCCCGCTGGTCGTGGTCGACCCGGCCGGCGCCCCGGGCCCGGAGACGCCCTCGATCGGGGCCACGAACTGGCAGGGCGGCCTGACCGCGACCCGGCACCTGGTGGACCTGGGTCACCGCCGCATCGCGATGATCGGCGGACCGGAAGGCGTGCTGTGCAGCCGGGCGAGGATCGACGGCTACCGCACGGCCCTGGAGACCGCGGGCCTGGCGTTCGACCCGGCCCTGGTCCGCCGCGGCGACTTCCACGTCCGCTCGGGTTATCGCGAGCTGGCATCGCTGCTCACCCTCCCCGACCCGCCGACGGCGGTGTTCGCGGGCAGTGACCTGCAGGCTCTCGGCGTGTACGAGGCCGCCCGCGGCGCCGGGCTGCGCATCCCGGACGACCTGAGCGTGGTCGGCTTCGACGACCTGCCGATCGCCCGCTGGCTGACCCCGGAGCTGACGACGATCCGCCAGCCCCTCCAGGAGATGGCCGCGGCGGGCGCGAGGTTGGCGATTTCGCTGGCGCGCGGGGTGCACCCGGAGAGCCACCGGGTGGAGCTGGCGACGAGCCTGGTGGTCCGGCAGAGCACGGCGACCCCGGCGCACCGGCCGAGCGAAGCCCTTCCGGTCGGCCGGAGGTAG
- a CDS encoding polysaccharide deacetylase family protein — protein MDAVALTFDDGPYPSTTPALLAALGGVRATFFLWGEHAAAHPDLVRAIAAAGHAIGNHTWTHPRLTALDAASRDREVRRTQDLLAALTGVRPVLFRPPYGDTGPDVASLVGAQGLTEVLWSVDTRDWAGASAGEIVTAASAVEPGGVVLLHEGRPATVEAVPRLLADLAARGLRPGPVRG, from the coding sequence GTGGACGCAGTCGCGCTGACCTTCGACGACGGCCCGTACCCGTCGACCACGCCGGCTCTGCTGGCGGCCCTCGGCGGCGTGCGGGCGACGTTCTTCCTCTGGGGTGAGCACGCCGCGGCGCACCCGGACCTGGTGCGGGCGATCGCGGCCGCGGGCCACGCGATCGGCAACCACACGTGGACGCACCCGCGGCTCACCGCCCTCGACGCCGCGAGCCGCGACCGGGAGGTCCGCCGGACGCAGGACCTCCTGGCGGCGCTCACCGGCGTCCGCCCGGTGCTGTTCCGGCCGCCCTACGGCGACACCGGCCCCGACGTGGCATCGCTCGTCGGCGCGCAGGGGCTCACCGAGGTGCTGTGGAGCGTCGACACCCGCGACTGGGCCGGCGCGTCCGCCGGCGAGATCGTCACGGCGGCTTCGGCGGTGGAGCCGGGCGGGGTCGTGCTGCTGCACGAAGGCCGCCCGGCCACCGTCGAGGCGGTGCCCCGTCTCCTCGCGGACCTGGCCGCCCGGGGCCTGCGCCCCGGTCCGGTCAGGGGTTGA